A window of the Vanessa cardui chromosome 25, ilVanCard2.1, whole genome shotgun sequence genome harbors these coding sequences:
- the LOC124540577 gene encoding protein lethal(2)essential for life-like, translating to MSLLPYILNNYYRPNRLLDQDFGLALTPDDMLTVVAAPLISQDYYRPWRQLAQAARDVGSSIKADKDKFQVNLDVQHFAPDEITVKTADGFIIVEGKHEEKKDEHGFISRQFVRKYALPKGCNPDTVESRLSSDGVLTVVAPRQTSASKNEKTVPIQQTGPVRKEIKDSSEQEDKN from the coding sequence ATGTCTCTCCTACCGTATATACTTAACAACTACTACAGACCAAATCGTCTTCTGGACCAAGATTTTGGCCTCGCGTTGACACCTGATGACATGTTGACCGTAGTCGCTGCACCCTTGATCTCCCAGGACTATTACAGGCCATGGCGTCAATTAGCACAAGCCGCTCGTGATGTCGGCTCCAGCATCAAGGCGGATAAGGATAAATTTCAAGTAAATTTGGACGTTCAACACTTTGCACCGGACGAAATTACCGTGAAAACCGCTGATGGTTTCATCATTGTGGAGGGGAAACATGAGGAGAAAAAGGATGAACATGGCTTCATTTCCCGTCAGTTTGTCAGGAAGTACGCGCTCCCCAAGGGTTGCAATCCGGACACAGTTGAATCTCGGCTCTCCTCGGACGGCGTACTTACCGTCGTAGCACCAAGACAAACCTCCGCTTCAAAGAACGAAAAGACTGTCCCTATCCAACAAACAGGCCCTGTTCGCAAGGAAATTAAAGATTCGTCTGAACAAGAAGATAAAAActga
- the LOC124540549 gene encoding protein lethal(2)essential for life-like, whose translation MSLLPYLFDDFPVARPRRLMDQHFGLGITPDDLLTIAAGPLLTREYYRPWRHLAAATRDIGSNIKADADKIQINLDVQHFAPEEISVKTVDGFIVVEGKHEEKQDQHGYVSRQFVRRYALPEGTLPETVESRLSSDGVLTITAPKKVPEAIKGERKVPIAQTGPVRKEIKDQSEGTNEKPQ comes from the coding sequence ATGTCTCTTTTACCGTACTTGTTCGACGACTTCCCGGTAGCTCGCCCACGCCGTCTCATGGACCAGCACTTCGGCTTGGGAATAACGCCTGATGATCTGCTGACGATTGCCGCTGGACCCTTGCTTACCAGGGAGTACTATCGACCATGGCGACACCTGGCTGCTGCCACACGAGACATCGGTTCCAATATCAAAGCCGACGCTGACAAGATACAGATCAACTTGGATGTCCAGCACTTCGCACCGGAGGAGATCTCAGTAAAGACCGTTGATGGATTCATCGTGGTGGAAGGAAAGCATGAAGAGAAACAGGACCAGCACGGTTATGTATCCCGGCAGTTCGTGAGGAGATATGCTCTCCCAGAAGGCACATTACCAGAGACCGTGGAATCCAGGCTGTCTTCAGATGGCGTGTTGACGATAACAGCCCCCAAGAAAGTTCCAGAAGCAATCAAGGGAGAGAGGAAGGTTCCCATTGCACAAACTGGACCAGTCAGAAAGGAGATCAAGGATCAGAGCGAAGGAACCAATGAGAAGCCTCAGTGA